The Cytophagia bacterium CHB2 genome has a window encoding:
- a CDS encoding HEAT repeat domain-containing protein, translating to MHFKNGRVQRGPGKSLSELIYGVEMPLPKPTYSEKKFRPKIVKDLGLFFNFDPRDGALVEIKESTFELSVDFEGLTLLWLGPASDESSFALIERLYRQASPAKIKEELVGAAGLHHESVRRRTFLAGILLGNEAATVRKQAAFWLGQGEDPEALRILKQTAKSDHATEVRKLAVFAISQMPIAETEEALFELANSPDDREVCKEAIFWLAQRGSQRTVALLKELVYKNNNAGLQKHIVFSLTQLPDKQGTPILHEVVEKHHSISVRKEALFWLGQSQEVSALRLLQKMAQASEVMELRKQAVFALSQMRAPEAEETLIELARNAKDREVRKEALFWLAQKASKRASALLKETVQRDADTEIQKQAIFALTQLPDDEGIPMLIEIAEQHGNMAVRKEAIFWLGQSDDARATAALLKLVRGKE from the coding sequence ATGCACTTTAAGAACGGCAGGGTTCAGCGCGGGCCTGGAAAAAGTTTATCCGAACTGATCTACGGCGTCGAAATGCCGTTGCCCAAACCCACATATTCCGAGAAGAAATTTCGCCCCAAAATTGTAAAAGACCTGGGCTTATTTTTTAATTTTGATCCGCGCGATGGCGCATTGGTTGAGATCAAGGAAAGCACGTTTGAGTTAAGCGTTGATTTTGAGGGCCTGACGTTGTTATGGCTCGGGCCGGCGAGCGATGAGTCAAGTTTTGCTTTGATCGAGAGGCTTTATCGTCAGGCATCGCCCGCCAAAATAAAAGAAGAGTTGGTTGGCGCTGCTGGTTTGCACCATGAGTCTGTGCGGCGGCGCACGTTTCTTGCAGGAATATTGCTGGGCAATGAAGCGGCGACCGTGCGCAAGCAAGCCGCGTTTTGGCTGGGCCAGGGTGAGGACCCGGAGGCGTTGCGCATATTAAAACAAACGGCCAAGTCTGACCATGCCACCGAGGTGCGGAAACTGGCGGTGTTTGCGATAAGCCAAATGCCAATCGCCGAAACTGAAGAGGCGTTGTTCGAATTGGCGAACAGTCCGGATGATCGCGAGGTTTGCAAAGAAGCGATTTTCTGGCTGGCGCAAAGAGGCTCGCAGCGAACGGTTGCCCTGTTGAAGGAGCTTGTTTACAAGAACAACAACGCGGGGTTGCAAAAGCACATTGTGTTCTCGCTGACGCAATTGCCCGATAAACAGGGCACACCGATCTTGCATGAGGTTGTCGAAAAGCATCACAGCATTTCCGTGCGTAAAGAAGCGCTGTTTTGGTTGGGCCAGAGCCAGGAAGTCAGCGCCTTGCGGCTGCTGCAAAAGATGGCGCAAGCCTCCGAGGTCATGGAACTGCGCAAACAGGCCGTATTTGCTTTGAGTCAGATGCGTGCACCGGAGGCTGAGGAGACCTTGATCGAATTGGCCCGCAACGCCAAAGATCGTGAGGTTCGCAAAGAAGCGTTGTTCTGGCTGGCGCAGAAGGCCTCGAAGCGGGCTTCCGCTTTATTAAAAGAAACCGTGCAGCGCGACGCCGATACCGAGATTCAAAAACAGGCGATCTTTGCGCTCACGCAATTGCCGGACGATGAAGGCATTCCCATGCTCATCGAGATTGCAGAGCAGCACGGCAACATGGCGGTGCGCAAAGAGGCAATCTTCTGGTTGGGTCAAAGCGATGATGCACGCGCGACCGCGGCGCTGCTCAAGCTTGTGCGCGGCAAGGAATGA